In the Juglans microcarpa x Juglans regia isolate MS1-56 chromosome 6D, Jm3101_v1.0, whole genome shotgun sequence genome, one interval contains:
- the LOC121235983 gene encoding uncharacterized protein LOC121235983 codes for MEKSGEVEGPSSTLPMGTRHSDLKKSFKLALRSLLTACSNQEFCNAFPRFTAAEQQLLHRLFIQVVTSLHENIEDEFESLCLETQVGATLDSIEQLVEEQSLDPLFSNPTNVMDVAGNLSIEKKNEIQFLTGMLDMAEKRNSLIRARVEHLREGMQDVSGMADALEKLRSRSLSYACNSNAIHDP; via the exons ATGGAGAAAAGCGGTGAAGTAGAAGGTCCATCCTCTACTCTTCCGATGGGAACGAGGCATTCGGATTTGAAGAAATCGTTTAAGCTCGCCCTTCGCTCTCTTCTCACTGCCTGTTCCAACCAA GAATTCTGCAACGCATTCCCAAGGTTTACTGCTGCGGAGCAACAACTTCTCCACCGCCTATTCATTCAG GTCGTTACTTCCTTACATGAAAATATTGAG GATGAGTTTGAGTCTCTGTGTCTTGAAACGCAg GTGGGAGCCACTCTAGATTCCATAGAGCAACTTGTTGAAGAACAGAGTCTGGACCCATTGTTTTCGAATCC GACCAATGTAATGGATGTTGCTGGAAATCTTTCAATAGAAAAGAAGAACGAGATCCAATTCTTGACGGGTATGCTGGACATG GCTGAGAAACGGAACAGCCTCATCCGTGCTCGTGTTGAACACCTCAGGGAAGGAATGCAAGATGTCTCGGGCATGGCAGATGCCTTAGAGAAG TTGAGAAGCAGGAGTTTAAGTTACGCATGCAACAGCAATGCCATCCATGATCCTTGA